One window from the genome of Esox lucius isolate fEsoLuc1 chromosome 23, fEsoLuc1.pri, whole genome shotgun sequence encodes:
- the nuak1a gene encoding NUAK family SNF1-like kinase 1, translating to METASKARRLSNVSTASNVSTSSVGTEFGQSDLQIWGDKPLPVDYLGDISTLDDGRWSNSGVKKHHHKHNLKHRYELLETLGKGTYGKVKKAIERQSGRVVAIKSIRKEKIKDEQDMVHIRREIEIMSSLRHPHIISVYEVFENKDKIVIVMEYASKGELYDYISERRRLSERETRHFFRQIVSAVHYCHKNGIVHRDLKLENVLLDENCNIKIADFGLSNLYHKDKLLQTFCGSPLYASPEIVNGRPYIGPEVDSWALGVLLYTLIYGTMPFDGEDHNKLIRQITNGEYREPAQTSDARGLIRWMLMVNPVRRATVEDIANHWWVNWGWKTSVCDCEHQRDDSGCVTSPTLARFIDWQNSAPDSPRGAPAKPPLSEPLAMLPHIGRQRLRKSTKENEGGARHHHPVGEDKEKDKPGLKRPKGILKTRVSDQWSHSVGEIELSRSLHFQGVQGGDLPSSPERDEEEQEDDQDRLGVSPAKIVPTLPKKGILKNNQQRESGYYSSPERGESSEIPGDNSAMALAASSPTKRTVGRKGILKRNGKYGNSPSFPSGLSSMGYLGETQTDSGLSRSQSRPSSMLCNEMGLSGVPPFPGTDWHPSSLQPNVRACMSAEDLLELAGFRRGLQTAALGLHGGRVGTRGTPGSPGDNGSFSLLGDMDDMTQVYQHALDISSNLS from the exons ATGGAAACGGCTTCGAAAGCGCGTCGGCTATCCAACGTTTCCACAGCGTCCAATGTGTCCACGTCTAGCGTTGGCACGGAGTTCGGTCAAAGCGATTTGCAGATTTGGGGGGACAAACCTTTACCTGTCGACTACCTTGGTGACATCTCTACCCTGGATGACGGGAGATGGTCTAACTCTGGCGTGAAGAAACATCATCACAAGCACAACTTGAAGCACCGATACGAGCTTCTGGAGACCCTGGGGAAAGGGACATACGGGAAAGTAAAGAAAGCCATCGAAAGACAGTCTGGCCGAGTG GTGGCCATCAAGTCCATCCGGAAGGAAAAGATCAAAGATGAACAGGACATGGTTCACATCCGCAGAGAGATTGAGATCATGTCCTCTCTCAGACACCCACATATCATCTCCGTCTATGAAG tGTTTGAGAACAAGGACAAAATCGTGATTGTGATGGAGTACGCCAGTAAGGGGGAGCTGTACGACTACATCAGCGAGAGGCGGCGTCTcagcgagagagagaccagaCACTTCTTCAGGCAGATTGTCTCCGCCGTGCACTACTGTCACAAA aATGGAATCGTGCACAGGGATTTGAAACTGGAAAACGTGCTGCTGGATGAAAACTGTAACATCAAG ATTGCTGACTTTGGTCTGTCCAACCTTTACCACAAAGACAAGCTCCTCCAGACATTCTGTGGGAGCCCACTGTACGCCTCGCCAGAGATCGTTAATGGAAGGCCTTACATTGGTccagag GTGGACAGTTGGGCCCTGGGAGTGTTGCTTTACACGTTGATCTACGGCACCATGCCTTTCGATGGGGAGGACCACAATAAACTGATCCGCCAGATCACCAACGGAGAGTACAGAGAACCTGCCCAGACCTCAG aCGCTCGTGGTCTGATACGCTGGATGCTCATGGTGAACCCTGTGCGCCGGGCCACGGTGGAAGACATCGCCAACCACTGGTGGGTCAACTGGGGCTGGAAGACCAGCGTGTGTGACTGTGAACACCAGAGGGACGATAGTGGCTGCGTCACTTCACCAACGCTGGCGCGCTTCATTGACTGGCAGAACAGCGCCCCCGATTCCCCGAGGGGGGCGCCAGCCAAGCCCCCCCTCTCAGAACCCCTTGCCATGCTCCCCCACATCGGCCGCCAGCGCCTCAGGAAGTCCACGAAGGAGAATGAAGGAGGAGCACGCCACCATCACCCCGTGGGGGAGGACAAGGAGAAAGACAAACCGGGGCTGAAGAGGCCCAAGGGCATCCTAAAGACCCGTGTGTCTGACCAGTGGTCCCACAGCGTGGGCGAGATTGAGCTGAGCCGCTCCTTACACTTCCAGGGAGTTCAGGGAGGAGATCTGCCCTCCAGCCCGGAAAGAGACGAGGAAGAGCAGGAGGATGACCAGGATCGCCTGGGCGTGTCGCCGGCCAAAATTGTGCCCACACTCCCCAAGAAGGGCATCCTGAAGAACAACCAGCAGCGGGAGTCAGGCTACTACTCCTCCCCGGAGCGCGGCGAGTCATCCGAAATCCCAGGGGACAACTCCGCCATGGCCCTGGCGGCCAGCTCACCAACAAAGAGGACCGTGGGGAGGAAGGGTATCTTGAAGCGCAACGGGAAGTACGGTAACTCTCCTTCCTTCCCCAGTGGCCTCTCCAGTATGGGCTACCTCGGAGAGACTCAGACGGACTCGGGTCTCTCTCGTAGCCAGAGCAGGCCCTCCAGTATGTTGTGCAACGAAATGGGGCTGTCCGGTGTCCCTCCCTTCCCAGGGACGGACTGGCACCCGTCATCTTTGCAGCCCAACGTCAGGGCATGCATGTCGGCTGAGGATCTACTAGAGCTGGCCGGCTTCAGGCGGGGCCTCCAGACCGCCGCACTGGGGCTCCACGGTGGGAGGGTGGGTACCCGCGGGACCCCAGGGTCTCCCGGGGATAACGGCAGCTTCTCTCTGCTTGGGGACATGGATGATATGACCCAGGTCTACCAACATGCCCTGGACATTAGCAGTAATCTAAGCTAG